From a single Kitasatospora sp. NBC_00458 genomic region:
- the aceB gene encoding malate synthase A, whose amino-acid sequence MASDQGPGAPSAAPVVTVAGPRVHRAEEVLTPEAVAFVVGLHRAFEGRRRELLARRRARRAEIARTGTLDFLPETAAVRAGDWRVAEAPRALRDRRVEITGPTDRKMVINALNSGARVWLADFEDATSPTWENVVSGQINLIDAFEGRIDFTSPAGKAYTLRPAAELATVVVRPRGWHLDENHLLVDGEPVAGALLDFGLYFFHNAGRLLARGAEDPNSGPYFYLPKTESHLEARLWNDVFTHAQAELGIPHGTVRATVLIETITAAFEMDEILYELREHAAGLNAGRWDYLFSIVKNFRDAGAQYVLPDRNSVTMASPFMAAYTRLLVRTCHRRGAHAIGGMAAFIPSRRDPEVNAAALTKVTADKEREAGNGFDGSWVAHPDLVPVARACFDAVLGERPHQKENPGPAGPVTAAELLDVAGAGGSCTRVGLHNAVQVGIRYIEAWLRGLGAVAIFHMMEDAATAEISRSQIWQWIHNGVVLADTGEKATADLLRLLVAGELAGLRAELGDEAYAAGRWREAAQLFEQVALAEEFADFLTLPALPLLG is encoded by the coding sequence ATGGCTTCAGATCAGGGACCCGGCGCCCCCTCCGCCGCTCCGGTCGTCACTGTTGCCGGTCCGCGTGTCCACCGGGCCGAGGAGGTGCTCACTCCGGAGGCGGTCGCCTTCGTCGTCGGCCTGCACCGCGCGTTCGAGGGGCGCCGCCGCGAACTGCTCGCCCGCCGTCGCGCCCGCCGTGCCGAGATCGCCCGCACCGGCACCCTGGACTTCCTCCCGGAGACGGCCGCCGTCCGCGCCGGCGACTGGCGGGTCGCCGAGGCGCCGCGGGCCCTCCGGGACCGGCGGGTGGAGATCACCGGCCCCACCGACCGCAAGATGGTGATCAACGCCCTCAACTCCGGCGCCCGGGTCTGGCTCGCCGACTTCGAGGACGCCACCTCCCCGACCTGGGAGAACGTCGTCAGCGGCCAGATCAACCTGATCGACGCCTTCGAGGGCAGGATCGACTTCACCTCCCCGGCCGGCAAGGCCTACACGCTCCGGCCCGCCGCCGAACTGGCCACCGTCGTGGTCCGCCCGCGCGGCTGGCACCTGGACGAGAACCACCTGCTGGTCGACGGCGAACCGGTGGCCGGCGCCCTCCTCGACTTCGGCCTCTACTTCTTCCACAATGCCGGCCGGCTGCTCGCCCGCGGCGCGGAGGACCCGAACTCCGGCCCGTACTTCTACCTCCCGAAGACCGAGAGCCACCTGGAGGCGCGGCTCTGGAACGACGTCTTCACCCACGCGCAGGCCGAACTCGGGATCCCGCACGGCACCGTCCGGGCCACCGTCCTGATCGAGACGATCACCGCCGCGTTCGAGATGGACGAGATCCTCTACGAGCTGCGGGAGCACGCCGCCGGACTCAACGCGGGCCGCTGGGACTACCTCTTCTCCATCGTCAAGAACTTCCGCGACGCCGGCGCGCAGTACGTCCTGCCGGACCGCAACAGCGTGACCATGGCCTCACCGTTCATGGCCGCCTACACCCGGCTGCTCGTCCGGACCTGCCACCGGCGCGGCGCCCACGCGATCGGCGGGATGGCCGCGTTCATCCCCAGCCGCAGGGACCCGGAGGTCAACGCGGCCGCGCTGACGAAGGTCACGGCCGACAAGGAGCGCGAGGCGGGCAACGGCTTCGACGGCTCGTGGGTCGCCCACCCGGACCTCGTCCCGGTCGCCCGGGCCTGCTTCGACGCCGTCCTCGGCGAGCGCCCGCACCAGAAGGAGAACCCCGGTCCGGCCGGGCCGGTCACCGCCGCGGAACTGCTCGACGTCGCGGGCGCCGGCGGCAGCTGCACCCGGGTGGGGCTGCACAACGCCGTCCAGGTCGGCATCCGCTACATCGAGGCCTGGCTTCGCGGCCTGGGCGCGGTCGCCATCTTCCACATGATGGAGGACGCCGCGACCGCGGAGATCTCCCGCTCGCAGATCTGGCAGTGGATCCACAACGGCGTCGTCCTCGCGGACACCGGGGAGAAGGCCACCGCCGACCTCTTGCGCCTCCTGGTGGCCGGGGAACTGGCCGGGCTCCGGGCCGAGCTGGGCGACGAGGCCTACGCCGCCGGACGCTGGCGCGAGGCCGCCCAGCTCTTCGAACAGGTCGCCCTGGCCGAGGAGTTCGCGGACTTCCTGACCCTCCCCGCGCTCCCCCTGCTGGGCTGA
- a CDS encoding IclR family transcriptional regulator, giving the protein MPDRAPDGAPDPAPERAPAPERSGGGVQSVERAFQLLEALADAGGVATLSELSSSSGLPMPTIHRLVRTLVQQGYVRQDTARRYTLGPRLIRLGETSGRLLGSWARPYLAELMEATGETANLAVLEGGEVVYVGQVQSRRSMRMFTEVGRRVQPHCTGVGKALLAQLPEEEARAVLGPNPLPAHTPHTVTDPQELLRQLAEARERGYVVDDQEQEIGVRCIALAVPGSPTPTALSVSGPEARIRALEEQVGTASLVPVMHGIAARLGQVLAP; this is encoded by the coding sequence GTGCCCGACAGAGCTCCGGACGGCGCGCCCGACCCGGCACCCGAGCGGGCGCCGGCCCCGGAGCGCTCCGGCGGCGGCGTGCAGTCCGTCGAACGCGCCTTCCAGCTGCTGGAGGCGCTGGCCGACGCGGGCGGCGTGGCCACGCTCAGCGAACTCTCCTCCTCCTCCGGCCTGCCCATGCCCACCATCCACCGCCTGGTTCGTACCCTCGTGCAGCAGGGCTATGTCCGCCAGGACACGGCGCGCCGCTACACCCTCGGCCCGCGGCTGATCCGGCTCGGCGAGACCTCCGGGCGGCTGCTCGGCAGCTGGGCCCGCCCCTACCTGGCCGAGCTGATGGAGGCCACCGGCGAGACCGCCAACCTCGCCGTGCTGGAGGGCGGCGAGGTGGTCTACGTCGGGCAGGTGCAGTCGCGGCGCTCAATGCGGATGTTCACCGAGGTCGGCCGCCGGGTGCAGCCGCACTGCACCGGCGTCGGCAAGGCGCTGCTGGCGCAGCTGCCCGAGGAGGAGGCCCGCGCCGTCCTGGGCCCCAACCCGCTGCCCGCGCACACCCCGCACACCGTGACCGACCCGCAGGAGCTGCTCCGCCAGCTCGCCGAGGCGCGCGAGCGCGGCTACGTGGTCGACGACCAGGAGCAGGAGATCGGGGTGCGCTGCATCGCGCTCGCGGTGCCGGGTTCGCCCACCCCGACGGCGCTGTCGGTGTCCGGTCCGGAGGCCCGGATCCGGGCGCTGGAGGAGCAGGTCGGCACCGCCTCGCTGGTGCCGGTGATGCACGGGATCGCGGCCCGGCTGGGGCAGGTCCTGGCCCCCTGA
- a CDS encoding nucleobase:cation symporter-2 family protein: MAPSNTGNTDGGSTPARSSGPDGGPHGLPAGPSGPDTAPDTAPDTRPEPGPEVHPVDQLLPPVKLVTTGLQHVAAMYAGVVAPPLIVGAAVGLSPAELALLISASLFTAGLATLLQTLGVWRIGARLPFVNGVSFAGVAPMIAIAEAHGPEDALPVIFGAVIVAGMLCFLAAPYFCKLIRFFPPVVQGTVITLIGVSLLPVAVNWARGGAPGAPGYGSMGAVGLAAITLVAVVLCNRLLRGFWQQLSLLIGLAAGTLLAFPLGLADFGAVRDAEVFALPSPFHFGAPVFDAAAIASLCIVMVVSMTESTADMLALGRIVDREADERVLAAGLRADGLATALSPVFNGFAASAFAQNIGLVALTRIRSRFVVAAGGGILILLGLFPVLGSVVSLVPQPVLGGAGIVLFGTVAASGIRTLAEAGMESGSNTILVSVSLGVGIVPIAAPTFYDAFPEAVRTLLHSGISAGCVTAVLLNLLFHHVGVARRQTADGTPGATVPTATPS; encoded by the coding sequence ATGGCACCCAGCAACACCGGCAACACCGACGGCGGTTCCACCCCTGCAAGATCCTCCGGTCCGGACGGCGGGCCGCACGGCCTCCCCGCCGGCCCGTCCGGACCGGACACCGCGCCGGACACCGCGCCGGACACCCGACCGGAGCCGGGTCCGGAGGTCCACCCCGTGGACCAGCTGCTCCCCCCGGTGAAGCTCGTCACCACCGGACTGCAGCACGTCGCCGCGATGTACGCGGGGGTCGTCGCTCCCCCGCTCATCGTCGGCGCCGCCGTGGGCCTGTCCCCCGCGGAGCTCGCCCTGCTCATATCGGCCAGCCTGTTCACCGCCGGGCTGGCCACCCTGCTCCAGACCCTCGGCGTCTGGCGGATCGGCGCACGGCTGCCGTTCGTGAACGGCGTCTCGTTCGCCGGCGTCGCCCCCATGATCGCCATCGCCGAGGCGCACGGGCCGGAGGACGCCCTCCCGGTGATCTTCGGCGCGGTGATCGTCGCGGGGATGCTGTGCTTCCTCGCGGCACCGTACTTCTGCAAACTGATCAGGTTCTTCCCGCCGGTCGTCCAGGGCACCGTGATCACCCTCATCGGGGTGTCCCTGCTCCCGGTGGCGGTGAACTGGGCGCGCGGCGGCGCACCGGGCGCCCCCGGGTACGGCTCCATGGGCGCCGTCGGCCTCGCCGCGATCACCCTCGTCGCGGTGGTGCTCTGCAACCGGCTGCTGCGCGGCTTCTGGCAGCAGCTCTCCCTGCTCATCGGACTGGCGGCCGGCACCCTGCTCGCCTTCCCGCTGGGCCTGGCCGACTTCGGCGCGGTCCGGGACGCGGAGGTCTTCGCGCTCCCCTCCCCGTTCCACTTCGGCGCCCCGGTGTTCGACGCGGCCGCGATCGCCTCGCTCTGCATCGTCATGGTGGTCTCGATGACCGAGTCCACCGCCGACATGCTGGCGCTCGGCAGGATCGTCGACCGCGAGGCGGACGAGCGCGTGCTCGCCGCCGGTCTGCGGGCCGACGGACTGGCCACCGCGCTCAGCCCGGTCTTCAACGGCTTCGCCGCCAGCGCCTTCGCCCAGAACATCGGGCTGGTGGCGCTCACCAGGATCCGCAGCCGCTTCGTGGTCGCGGCCGGCGGAGGCATCCTGATCCTGCTCGGGCTCTTCCCGGTGCTCGGATCGGTCGTCTCACTGGTGCCGCAGCCCGTCCTGGGCGGCGCCGGGATCGTGCTCTTCGGCACGGTCGCGGCGAGCGGCATCCGCACCCTCGCCGAGGCCGGGATGGAGTCCGGCTCGAACACCATCCTCGTGTCGGTCTCGCTCGGCGTCGGCATCGTCCCGATCGCCGCCCCGACCTTCTACGACGCGTTCCCGGAGGCCGTCCGCACCCTGCTGCACTCCGGGATCTCGGCCGGCTGCGTGACGGCCGTCCTGCTCAACCTGCTCTTCCACCACGTCGGAGTCGCCCGCCGGCAGACGGCCGACGGGACGCCCGGCGCGACGGTGCCGACGGCGACACCGTCCTGA
- a CDS encoding glycoside hydrolase family 16 protein, which translates to MPTAPQQQPARRHAPRHARPSHRGRTAALAVTGALAVTGAGLLGVPALTGAQAATAPAAAAPTVTQDGLTPAAMVAGKASAASLSVHSSACFTAKTVGVGIRDAAGRNLDFPGSASNAQICPSGLSITTGSRTLAAGTYTQFGFWQDLGGAWHNLPSRQLVVSSAVTPTPTPTPTPTTPPATGAPVAGKKLTWSDEFSGPVAYGSRWTGDRSSAYHYGNHNPDDNKLDWLNKNNVTVSGGAATFTAKPGANKLENGKQSWDTGLLTTEYSSEGFQVKTGDYAETRVKLPAGTGAWPALWTWKNGNGEIDTFEYHPDNPNLLELTNHVKPGHLYYTDAKAISKDGWVTIGTHYGATSVDWYVNGVKVFSDGKGVGTDWSAYLILNLSLSAGQYHPAPQGTAPITFAADYVRVYR; encoded by the coding sequence ATGCCCACTGCCCCGCAGCAGCAGCCTGCCCGGCGCCACGCGCCCCGCCACGCCCGCCCCTCCCACCGGGGCCGCACCGCCGCCCTGGCCGTCACCGGAGCGCTCGCCGTCACCGGCGCCGGCCTGCTCGGCGTCCCGGCCCTCACCGGTGCCCAGGCCGCCACCGCGCCCGCCGCGGCCGCGCCCACCGTCACCCAGGACGGCCTCACCCCGGCCGCGATGGTCGCCGGCAAGGCCTCGGCCGCGTCGCTGAGCGTCCACTCCTCGGCCTGCTTCACGGCCAAGACCGTCGGGGTCGGCATCCGTGACGCGGCCGGCCGCAACCTCGACTTCCCCGGCAGCGCGAGCAACGCGCAGATCTGCCCGAGCGGCCTGTCGATCACCACCGGCTCGCGCACCCTGGCGGCCGGCACCTACACCCAGTTCGGCTTCTGGCAGGACCTCGGCGGCGCCTGGCACAACCTGCCCTCCCGCCAGCTCGTGGTCTCCTCCGCCGTCACCCCGACGCCGACCCCCACCCCGACGCCGACCACGCCGCCCGCCACCGGCGCCCCCGTCGCGGGCAAGAAGCTGACCTGGTCGGACGAGTTCAGCGGCCCCGTCGCCTACGGTTCCCGCTGGACCGGCGACCGCAGCAGCGCCTACCACTACGGCAACCACAACCCGGACGACAACAAGCTCGACTGGCTGAACAAGAACAACGTCACCGTCTCGGGCGGCGCCGCCACCTTCACCGCCAAGCCGGGCGCCAACAAGCTGGAGAACGGCAAGCAGTCCTGGGACACCGGACTGCTCACCACCGAGTACTCCAGCGAGGGCTTCCAGGTGAAGACCGGCGACTACGCCGAGACCCGGGTCAAGCTCCCCGCCGGCACCGGCGCCTGGCCGGCGCTCTGGACCTGGAAGAACGGCAACGGGGAGATCGACACCTTCGAGTACCACCCCGACAACCCGAACCTGCTGGAGCTGACCAACCACGTCAAGCCCGGCCACCTGTACTACACGGACGCCAAGGCGATCTCGAAGGACGGCTGGGTCACCATCGGCACCCACTACGGCGCCACGTCCGTGGACTGGTACGTCAACGGGGTCAAGGTCTTCTCGGACGGCAAGGGCGTCGGCACCGACTGGTCCGCGTACCTGATCCTCAACCTGTCCCTGAGCGCGGGGCAGTACCACCCCGCGCCCCAGGGCACTGCGCCGATCACCTTCGCCGCGGACTACGTCCGGGTCTACCGCTAG
- the uraD gene encoding 2-oxo-4-hydroxy-4-carboxy-5-ureidoimidazoline decarboxylase, whose protein sequence is MTNHPHALEALAAADAAELREILLDVCASPGWAEAVAAARPWTDRRALLDANAAAMATLSTADLHEAMAGHARIGTPKPGDAASEREQAGVRGADDTLLDELHRANAAYEAKFGHVFLICATGRTAAGMLAALRERQPNDPATEAEIVRGELRKINDIRINRLLDDN, encoded by the coding sequence GCTGAGGGAGATCCTGCTGGACGTCTGCGCCAGCCCCGGCTGGGCCGAGGCGGTCGCCGCGGCCCGCCCGTGGACCGACCGCCGGGCCCTGCTCGACGCCAACGCCGCGGCCATGGCCACGCTCTCCACCGCGGACCTGCACGAGGCGATGGCCGGCCACGCCCGGATCGGCACGCCCAAGCCGGGCGACGCCGCCTCCGAGCGCGAGCAGGCCGGCGTCCGCGGAGCCGACGACACCCTGCTCGACGAGCTGCACCGGGCCAACGCCGCCTACGAGGCCAAGTTCGGCCACGTGTTCCTGATCTGCGCGACCGGCCGCACCGCGGCCGGCATGCTCGCCGCCCTGCGCGAGCGCCAGCCCAACGACCCGGCCACCGAGGCCGAGATCGTCCGGGGCGAACTGCGCAAGATCAACGACATACGCATCAACCGCCTGCTCGACGATAACTGA
- a CDS encoding 8-oxoguanine deaminase has protein sequence MAVQPPPADQRIVIENAAIATVDAHDTEYARGHVVILGNRIESVGAGPAPQWLDDVVRRINAEGHLVTPGLVNTHHHFYQWITRGLAQDDILFDWLVALYPTWARIDDRLVHAAAQGSAAALLKSGCSTAADHHYVFPKDGGDILGAEIEAVRELGLRFTALRGSMDRGKKDGGLPPDHAVEELDTILTASEEAVDRYHDASPGSMLQIAIAPCSPFSVSTELLRESAVLARRKGVRLHTHGSETAEEEAFCRQLFGMGPTDYFESVGWLGEDVWMAHSVHMNDSDIAKFAETGTGVAHCPSSNARLGAGIARVPDMLRAGVPVGLGVDGTASNESGELGTELRNALLINRLHGSPKALTARQALRLGTMGGARVLGRQDEIGSVEAGKLADLALWKIDGIMHSSIADPVAALTLGALPPLAVLFVNGNAVVEKGRLTTVNEDRIAQACARAARELAARPV, from the coding sequence ATGGCAGTCCAGCCCCCGCCCGCCGACCAGCGGATCGTCATCGAGAACGCCGCGATCGCCACCGTCGACGCCCACGACACCGAGTACGCCCGCGGCCACGTGGTCATCCTCGGCAACCGGATCGAGTCGGTCGGCGCCGGCCCCGCGCCGCAGTGGCTGGACGACGTGGTGCGCCGGATCAACGCCGAGGGCCACCTCGTCACCCCCGGCCTGGTCAACACCCACCACCACTTCTACCAGTGGATCACCCGCGGCCTCGCCCAGGACGACATCCTGTTCGACTGGCTCGTCGCCCTCTACCCCACCTGGGCCCGGATCGACGACCGGCTCGTCCACGCCGCCGCCCAGGGCTCCGCCGCCGCCCTGCTCAAGTCCGGCTGCAGCACCGCCGCCGACCACCACTACGTCTTCCCGAAGGACGGCGGCGACATCCTCGGCGCCGAGATCGAGGCCGTCCGCGAGCTCGGCCTGCGGTTCACCGCGCTGCGCGGCTCGATGGACCGCGGCAAGAAGGACGGCGGTCTGCCCCCGGACCACGCCGTCGAGGAGCTCGACACCATCCTGACCGCCTCCGAGGAGGCGGTGGACCGGTACCACGACGCCTCCCCCGGCTCCATGCTCCAGATCGCCATCGCGCCCTGCTCGCCGTTCTCGGTCTCCACCGAACTGCTCCGCGAGTCCGCCGTGCTGGCCCGCCGCAAGGGCGTCCGCCTGCACACCCACGGCTCGGAGACGGCCGAGGAGGAGGCGTTCTGCAGGCAGCTCTTCGGGATGGGCCCGACCGACTACTTCGAGTCGGTCGGCTGGCTCGGCGAGGACGTCTGGATGGCGCACAGCGTCCACATGAACGACTCCGACATCGCCAAGTTCGCCGAGACCGGCACCGGCGTCGCCCACTGTCCGTCCTCCAACGCCCGGCTGGGCGCCGGCATCGCCCGCGTCCCCGACATGCTGCGGGCCGGCGTACCGGTCGGCCTGGGCGTCGACGGCACGGCCTCCAACGAGTCGGGCGAGCTGGGCACCGAGCTGCGCAACGCGCTGCTGATCAACCGTCTGCACGGCTCCCCGAAGGCGCTCACCGCCCGGCAGGCGCTGCGCCTGGGCACCATGGGCGGCGCCCGCGTGCTCGGCCGACAGGACGAGATCGGCTCGGTGGAGGCGGGCAAGCTCGCCGACCTCGCGCTCTGGAAGATCGACGGCATCATGCACTCCTCGATCGCCGACCCGGTCGCCGCCCTCACCCTCGGCGCCCTGCCGCCGCTGGCCGTGCTGTTCGTCAACGGCAACGCGGTGGTCGAGAAGGGGCGGTTGACGACGGTGAACGAGGACCGCATCGCCCAGGCCTGCGCCCGCGCGGCCCGGGAGCTCGCCGCGCGCCCGGTCTGA
- the uraH gene encoding hydroxyisourate hydrolase has protein sequence MTGISTHVLDTSLGRPAEGVPVELALHTEGGWQVLGTSATDSDGRARDLPAVEAGSVVRLLFDTAAYHARNSAEQPFFPEVSIVFTVAPAQHHYHVPLLLNPFGYSVYRGS, from the coding sequence ATGACTGGCATCTCCACCCACGTGCTCGACACCAGCCTCGGCCGCCCGGCCGAGGGTGTCCCGGTCGAGCTCGCACTGCACACCGAGGGTGGCTGGCAGGTGCTCGGCACCTCCGCCACGGACTCCGACGGCCGGGCCAGGGACCTGCCGGCCGTGGAGGCGGGCTCGGTCGTCCGGCTGCTCTTCGACACCGCCGCGTACCACGCGCGGAACTCCGCCGAGCAGCCGTTCTTCCCCGAGGTCTCGATCGTCTTCACGGTCGCGCCCGCGCAGCACCACTACCACGTGCCGTTGCTGCTGAACCCGTTCGGCTACTCGGTCTACCGCGGAAGCTAG
- the pucL gene encoding factor-independent urate hydroxylase, translating into MAHVLGQNQYGKAENRIVRVYRDSTRHEIKDLNVSVALSGEFEDVHLTGSNANCLPTDTTKNTVYAFAKEYGIESAEAFGVTLARHFVDDTERGVVRSARIRIEEYAWDRIRTPDSSARFIGSEEVGHSFVRNGQETRTTEIVYDGESVQVVSGLKDLVVLNSTNSEFWGYIKDPYTTLREAYDRILATQVTARWKYGYTGRDDEAQPNWNRSYTHVKRHLLEAFAETYSYSLQQTLHAMGTRVLNNRAEVDEVRLELPNKHHFLVDLEPFGLKNENEVYYAADRMYGLIEGTVHREGVTPVIPVA; encoded by the coding sequence ATGGCCCACGTGCTCGGCCAGAACCAGTACGGCAAGGCGGAGAACCGCATCGTCCGGGTCTACCGCGACTCCACCCGCCACGAGATCAAGGACCTGAACGTCTCGGTCGCCCTCTCCGGCGAGTTCGAGGACGTCCACCTCACCGGGTCGAACGCCAACTGCCTGCCCACCGACACCACCAAGAACACCGTGTACGCCTTCGCCAAGGAGTACGGGATCGAGTCGGCCGAGGCCTTCGGCGTCACCCTGGCCCGCCACTTCGTCGACGACACCGAGCGCGGCGTCGTCCGGAGCGCCCGGATCCGGATCGAGGAGTACGCCTGGGACCGGATCCGCACGCCCGACAGCAGCGCCCGGTTCATCGGCTCCGAGGAGGTCGGCCACTCCTTCGTCCGCAACGGCCAGGAGACCCGCACCACCGAGATCGTCTACGACGGCGAGTCCGTCCAGGTCGTCTCCGGACTCAAGGACCTGGTCGTGCTGAACTCCACCAACTCGGAGTTCTGGGGCTACATCAAGGACCCGTACACCACGCTCCGGGAGGCCTACGACCGCATCCTGGCCACCCAGGTCACCGCCCGGTGGAAGTACGGCTACACCGGCCGCGACGACGAGGCGCAGCCCAACTGGAACCGCTCCTACACCCATGTGAAGCGGCACCTGCTGGAGGCCTTCGCCGAGACCTACTCCTACTCGCTGCAGCAGACCCTGCACGCGATGGGCACGCGGGTGCTCAACAACCGCGCCGAGGTCGACGAGGTACGCCTCGAACTGCCCAACAAGCACCACTTCCTGGTCGACCTCGAACCCTTCGGCCTGAAGAACGAGAACGAGGTCTACTACGCCGCCGACCGGATGTACGGCCTGATCGAGGGCACCGTGCACCGCGAGGGCGTCACCCCGGTCATCCCGGTCGCCTGA